The nucleotide sequence ttgtgGTTTAAAAACTGCCCACTGGTCATTAAAGAAGCAAACTTTAAAGTGTTGGAAACTACTAAGCCTAAATTCTATAAATGGGTTATAATCAAAAGATGTGCAGCAGGAATTTTAATAATTTCCTTTGTAAATGTGGCAGAGCTTATATTGAggctttttcagatttttttttaaaatagcaaTGCTAGAATTGCAGCAATGCACCAACAGGTAGTGCATGACTTCACTTAATATACAGCGTGATCATTAACTTACCGCCACTCCTCTTGGACCTGCTATCCCCCTCTCTCCTGGGATGCCAATCTCACCCTGAAGAGAAGCGAAAGAAATTGCAGACAAGTCAGAAAAGTTTAGAGAGCTCACCTGCTGGGTCAAGTGACACATTTATTAGACTGTAACACCCTAAAAGCACCATCAGATACATACAGGAATACCTGGCTCTCCAGAGGGTCCCATCTCCCCAGGCTTTCCTGGATCACCCTGGTGTACAGGAACGAGAATGTAACAGTTTTCCTCCATGTTTCTAATCATAGTTTAAAAGTGGTGATACTCACAGCTTCTCCTTTAGATCCCTTTGTACCAGCCTTTCCTGGCAGACCCTAGAACCCCCCaaaaattacatgaatgtaCATAAAAAAGCACAGAAAGTGAAGGTGATTCTCATGGCAGTGATGAAAGTGGTGATTATTAATAACACTTACAGGAAGGCCATTTGGTCCTTTCTCTCCAACTACCCCGTGGCGTCCAGGATCGCCCTGTCAGCAGACAGATGTCATAGTTAGTGTGAAATCAAGCAGTTAAagcaaaagataaaaaataaaaatgcatcttACCTTCTCACCATCCAACCCTGGGGTCCCGTCTTTGCCATCTCTGCCAGGAATACCCTGTTGAATCCATCAGATATGACTCGCATTGTTCTGACAGgtgatataaatataaaatcttgAATTCTGTATATTTGCACTTACAGGCTCTCCTTTGGGCCCTAGTCCACCAGAAGCTCCTTTGGGACCAATTTTACCCTGTTAAAAGACACATGATATTTACATCTTATGTATACACTCAAATCACAgatcaaatttttttttacatactaTTTCTCCTTTGGGTCCTTTGAATCCCTGTGGTCCTTTTTCTCCGACATCACCCTGGAAACATcagattaaacacacacacagctattcATTGATGGGATCTGCCATTTATTTAAGCTGTGAACTACTAACCAGTACGGACAAACtctttctatttttgtgatataAACATCGGGAGACTCACTGTCTTTCCAATAATGCCAGGGATGCCAGGCTTGCCTCTGAAACCAGGGAAGCCCTGGGGACAAACAGAGAACGAGGTCAAAAGAAACACCCTGACACAAATCTACATCTACTGAGTGAAAACAGGTAAAAGCTGCTTACTCTGTCGCCTACAGGTCCCATTGGGCCTTGTAAACCTCTTAGACCACGTGGACCCTGAAACACAGCGTTTGAACATTTTGAAGGCACTTTAAAAGACAGCAACAACCTATTATCATCAAATAATGCTTCAAAAAATGCGTAGAGCAAAACTTATGTGGGCAAAAAACTGTGGGCATATCTCACCTGGAGACCCACAGTGCCAGGAAGACCTGGTGGACCCGGTGGTCCAGCATCACCCTAGAGACAAAACAGGGCAAAATGTCAACATTAAATCACAGAAAGATGTTGATTCTCTTTTCAGccgtaatataaaataataataacagaaacAGCAAAAATCTTCAAGCCATATATCTAACTCACTTTCTCTCCATCTTTTCCAGGTTCTCCCTTGTCTCCTTTATGCCCAGTGTGACCCtaaatgaacacaaacacacacagaagtgAATGCCGTCATGAGCCGAGTGCTTATATTTACACACTGTGAGATTTCAGCAACATTTTGGGTTCACTGCGATGTAGATCTAATAAACTTTGGAAGGATGTTTGATGTACGCAGACTGTATGACGATAACAcctctgcttcttcttttcACCACACAGCTTCCTCTGTGCAGTCGTAATGGACTACGGATCATTTAAGCAATGCTCCCACAATTCagctcatttttaatttagttttattggAATGCCAAACATTTAGCTTTGTGCATTTTAACTCcatatattgttttttcatGAGTAATGCCGTGCTACATTGCTGTTGGTAGGTTAGTAGATGTAGGCTGTAGCAGCAGATGCATTCTGAGAAGGTCATCTTACATTTCTGAAACACTTTTGTTAGTGTTGCTTAAATTGCTTTTTATAGTATGACTCTTTCCTGTCGGCCACCTTTGGTCTAATATCGTGcttaaaaaacaacatgaaacaaaaaaccccaaaactctGTTTACCTTGAATCCCGGCATTCCCGGAGGACCAGGCGGGCCAGAGGGGCAGATTGCAGGACACTGCAGAGTACAGAGACAAAACACTGAGACCTCTACAGCCAGTGTATGTAGAGAGCACATCTTCAGTTTTCTGCCATCACACCATTTTCACAAGAAACACTTACCAGAAGCTCTCCGTTGAGATCATGAAGTGTACCAGGAAGACCCTGAGAAAGTGAATAATGACAACACAAGTGAGAAATACGACAACATTTACTTTAAATGTGACTTTGCtgcattctttgtttttagtGCTTTTCCTGATATCCACTGGGTGACTGGGAAAATATGACAATGTGCCTACTGTACCAACACCACCAACACCAGATATACAATGATAACTGTACTTACTGGGAGTCCATCTGGGCCAGGAGGTCCGGGTAGTCCGGGAAGACCCTCAGGACcctgacaaacacacagaggagcATCAGGGTAAGCAGAAGGACCTTCAGCATCTCAGGATAAAAGACGTGATTATTTTCCCAGTTGGAAGGTTGTGATGGAACTAGATTAAAATCAGGAATTGTCTTTGTACTGTACTCaaacaaaaatgtgattttcttgttttcagttcaCACTGTTGTTTGAACTTAACTGTACAGAGTGAAGTAAACTTGAAACCTCCAGAGCAATCAGaacaatttcatttaaaaaggaAACGTCTTGCTAGACTTTGCCGTTTTTTTGTAGAAAACCCCTATCAAACACTATTTATGATTATTCAGTGAACAACCGATGACCTGTTGCTATAGTAATTCTGAGAGTAGCCTAAACATTACACTGAATTCTAACAGGTTGTGGGGTCTTTGGAAACATACTGACCTTTTACAAATGAGCTGAGTTCAGCCTAAATAAAGTGTGACCCAGTAGAAACACTGACGATGTGTCCTTCTCGGTCAGTGGTTATTCTTATCCTCCTGCTACAGTATACAGAAATTTAGGGCAACGTTGTCCTGGTTGATTTGAAGCTGAGATCACAGGATCTGTTAGCTTTACTGTAGCTTATTGTTTCTGCTGCAGAGGCTCGTGTATACATTTTCTGTTATTAtcatttcacattaaaaaatcAAGAGGAAGATAAGAGTTTTCTGTAGATACAGAAATGAAACAGACTACCTCATTCTTATTCGAATGAAGAAATCCCTTAATGATGACAGGAGATCTTAATTAGAGACACTCACCACTGGGCCCTGGGGTCCGGGTCCGCCTGGCAACCCGTTGGTGCCGGGAAGTCCCTAGAAACAAAAGAGACTGGGTGTTTGCATGCCACCAGAGCACATGTGCTGCACACTGTCTGAACTACATCAAAGAATAATGAGCATCTGATCGCAGAATGCAaataagcaaaaataaataaataaaaaatgacacCACAGGTGTACTCCCCCAGAACAACATAAAAAGACAGTGCTGTGTACTCACTGAAGCTCCTGGTCTCCCTCTGCCCTACGGAAGACACAGGAAGGCAAATTAAGTCACAAACACCTGGGAAATGATTAGATTcacacactgaaacaatatCCACCATGTGACGTGACTGCATCGAATCCATGTTGAATATTTCTCACGGATTGTTGCTTTGAGGCCAATGTGTGCTTATGTATATGACATCTGAGTAATCCTAAGACAAAATGTGACACTGCTGCTTGAGTCACCCAAGAGCTGATCATAAACCTGACTTAACAGGAGCACGAGTACAGAAAGGTATTCTCTCCGCATGAAATAATAACGTCTGAAAAAAGTAACTGCCGTAGGTTTAATAATTACTGTGGGTAAAAGTATTTTAGGGAAATATCCTGTGTAGCAGTAGCCTCAATCACGTGTTTACTTATAagagaagaggaaaataaaGGCTTGTTAGGTTTTACACATGTGGGGTTACTTACAGGAGGTCCAGGTGGCCCAGGAGGACCTGCTTCACCCTGTAGATAGCAAGGCACAAATCACAATCAGCCTCTCAGGCATAATCACACCTAGCAGAAACTTTTAAGGCCCATATCTcattctattcaattcaattcagtttatttatatagcaccaactcacaaaaacactcacctcaaggcactttatattgtacagtaaagACGCTACAATAAATGCTCACATATAGACATAACATCagatttttccctttttatatatatactttaGGTTTAAAGTAGCCTGTCTGCAAGAGTTTGAATTTATGTGTTAATAAAGCCTGCTATTCCAGCAGGATGAACAGTACTGGTGATAAACATCAATTTattctaaatgaaaaaaatagtttcaaacagtACAACGTCTATCTCGAAGCAAGCTTCCATAGTTTTGGCAATACATTTCAGCCTAGTGTTAGGTCAGGAAGAGCCAGCCCACAGTTCTGGTAGATCACCTGATCTTAACAACAGACCTACATCAGCTGAAGGCTCATCTGATGCCACTTCATGCATCCAGTTGGTTAATATCATGCAGTGCTGAATCTGTCTTGGTCTGTCTGCCGTTTTTGTGCAtttgcaagccactttgcaacccatgCCCACCCAAACACCTGCTGTCATGCTGTATCAGATCTGTGATCTGCCACTATTGATGGcatatacataaaaataaaggttGGATGACTTGGATGGGCTGGGGATGGAGCAAATCATTTCACTGCTCATGCAAGGGGCCTAAATTCAACTTGGTTTAAGTGAGGCATTAAGAATTACTAGCTTGGATTTAGAAAAAGGTCAtggtctgcattcaaattcAATGGCTGTGATCTCTTTTAAAGGTTTGATTTCTTGTGTCTGCAATGATGGTTCCCTTCCTGCTTTCTCTGGACAAAATATGTGCCTCTGACACAAAAATTATATCTAAATATGTCACTCAAAAATTTGTGCTCACATGACAAAATATTAGAATTAACGTCCATGAACATGAACATGGAAAAATACACTGCTGGTTCAAATGAACTCATTGGGTGGGGACTTTTGACTGGTCAGTATAGATGAAAACCTTACACTGAATTGGAGGTGTACACTGAGCAACGTTATGTACCTGAAAAAATGAGATCAGCTAACTACCTGAATATGTGGAACGACCTGGTTTTTCCATCAATGGATTTTTTGTTCCCTGATGGCAGAGGCATGTTCCAAGATGCCAGTGCCAGGATTCTTCTGGCTCAAACTGTGAAAGTGTGGTTCACGAGGCATTAGACATCATTTTCACCATTTTTGTCCACCACAGATTCCAGATCTCAACCCCAGAGACAATCTGTGGGATGCACTGCAGAAGACTTTAGCAGATGGACTCTCCCATCATCAGTACTGGAAGATGTCGGCAAAAGAAACGTGTGAATCGTGTGAAATATGTGAGCTAAAGGGCTTTTTTGGGCTGAGCTGTAAAGACTGTTTTTTTGTGAGCATCTCGTGTGTCGTTGACACTTTTTCACACGTGCATGGGAGGACGGGGAGGTCCCAGAACAAAGCCATATCGTCAAATATTTAGTAttgcacattaaaaataaaaatattatttgaaCTAATGTGTAATATTTATACAATGATGCCCTCccaactaaacaaacaaacaaacaaacaaacaaaagaaagagagaaagaaagataaaaacagATAATCTAATTGGGTGGGTCTAAATTTGGTTTTCTAGCCAAGATTTAGGCTAGCTCTGGAGGACACAGTAATAAGATGCTTTTTcaataattatttttcaagttaTTGGACTAAATGATCAAATTGTGGTCTGCTGAGATGTcctgtcttcttttcttttagttCTCCTTTGTTTACTTCCTCCCAGCTGTATTTGTGGTGCCTCAGAGGACGATTGGCAAAATGACTCCAAACAAACAGATGTAACACAGCAATGTTACACTAATTCGCTCCATTCCTCAGCGTGTAATAGGACATACTGTCACACAAATCATAAACAAATGGTTGTGAGGTTGCTACTCACACAGACTTTACTTTATGTCTGATTAAGTTAGTTGTACTTTGACTCTGTCAAAGACTTTAACACTTTAATCCTGTTTGTCTTTGCATGACTCTTCAGTACTATGAGCCAGCAGTAACAGTTTAGTTGTCTGAGTAATCAGTGACATGGGTTGACACAAGCTTCCTCATTAAGTTGGCTAATTAGTGGAATTGCTAAGGGGCTTGGGGAGTGAGAGCATTATCTGTCTAGTTGGTCACTTTGAAGCCATTTAATAGTGGCCCCACGGTCTTTATCATATCATATGTTATATTCATATATTCACAATGGTAAAGAAAAGCCTTCCTGTTTCATCATAAGACGCAGCAGCAGTTTGATGTCATAGGTGCTGTAATTCTGTCTTCTCTTGTGCTTCTGAGAGGATAATACCTGTTTACCCTCGGCATTGGAGCAAGAGTTCATTATCTCCCATGGTTTCACAGATTGGTGGGAAACAGTGTGCATTCCTAGCCGGATTATGGAAGCAGTAGAAATAAATCCGATTCTGATCCCTCATTAAAAATATTCCCACTAGGAGGCTGAGCCAGGTTGACAAATCCAGGCCGACAGAGAAAGCACAGACCTTGTGCCTGTTAGGCCCCTTAAACATCTTCATGCAACAGAATCAACATGCAGAGTTTGCATGCATACGTATATGCTCCTACATGTGTCTTGCAAGTGGCTGACTTCAGCTAAATTATGAAGGCCAGTGTGAAGTAGATAGGAGGTCTTTAAACCCAGCTAGTGCATCTTTAAATGTATTCGCAGTGTCCCAGAAAGCTcacaaaactgagaaaaacttaCTGGTTCTCCTGGGGGTCCATCCCTGCCAAGAGGACCATCGGGACCTGTCAAACCCTGGAGAGGAAGTGCAATGATGTTTTAAACAGTAACTGGTCATTTTGTAGCATCTCTATGTTTGTGTACAGATGAAAACAGAGCTGGTATGTTGATGTTACTTTAAGGACTGGCTGTGTTTGCTTATCGGACACTTACATCTACACCTGGAAGTCCCGGCAGTCCTGGTTGTCCTGGTCCCCCTGGTTTTCCCGCTTTCCCTTTGGGACCCTACAAAAGCAGAGTGAGTAATTTACTTCCCAAATAAACAACtgattttttcttcttgtatCACAAAATCATCATCAAACTAAAATAAAGGTAAACATGTTAAAGAGAAAACCTAAAAGAAAGACTCTAAAGTAACACATTTCTGATTTCAGGTTATTTAAGGGACCAAGGTGCTGTTTTCTTTTGACTGAAGGCAGGGTAGTCTGATTACTTTTGAGCCAGTAGGAAAGACTCCTGATAATGTTATgcttaatttatttgttttgcacATATAGTTAATTGTTAGTGAGTTGCATTATcactatttaaatttaaatggcAGCCTTTCTTTGCTGCACAGTTCATGGATATGCCTTGTACTTTAACTGGAGGAGAAACAGTTCTGTCTCTGGATCATGGTCTTTAAACAAGTTGCATCTATTTAACACCAATTTACAATAATTTGACCAATTTTGAGGAAGTCAAAGGTGCAAGAAAAACACTTACAGTTAGGTGCATGCTTATAGTTGTGACTGAATAAAACGCACTTTGCTTGAATTGTTGGAATACTTACTGGTTTCCCTGGCAGACCGGGAGGTCCTGGTTTACCCTGTTaattagataaaaaaaaaaaagtaaatttgtTTTCAAGATAATCTTGAACCAGACAAATTTCAAAGCCACTGCTACACAGACCCAAACACTTTAGTGTTTTATTGGAGAGCCAGCATTAGCCCCTCTTTAATATTCATCAGTAACTTAGTGTTTTAGGTAACTGAAGCAGTGAGACCGTGGGCTGCTTCACTCTATACAATGTTTAGCTTCTGCTGTGATGGGGGAAGAGCAAACACTACCAAACCAGTCAGCGACCTGATGCTGACCGGTCACATGATAAAAGCTCCAGTTTGGTTTGTATAGGGGAGGGGTGCTGAAGGTGCAGGCAGGAGGTATGAGGTGTAACTTCAGATGGTCTCACGGGGTTGGGGAATGTATGAATGGGCCCTCTGTTAGCCTAAGCTTCACTGGAGTCACAACTAAAAGTTTTCTGACAGGCATGGACAACATttgctttcagtgtttttctttttttagtttagtttgacAAAAATCAGAAAGGATAAGGACTCTGCAACGTTagcaaagtttttctttttacttagcTTGCCTGTAATCCAATTTCCTCTTCATCCCTGTGCAAATAAAGcctcattttattgttttactctctatttattttttactataaCATCATATGCTTACCTGCAATAAAAACCTTAAAGGCAAGGCATCAGGGGGATGTAAAAACATTGTCTGTATTCTGTAACTACATGCTATGATGGCCTTGACACTGTATGAGTCCTGCAATCAGCTTAAGGAGCACTGTAGAcaacataaaatgttttttttttaaaaagaaaacataatcaGCCACACAGTTTTTCTAATTTAGTTTCACACAACTCTGTTCAGAAGATAAACTTAAAGCCTGCCTACCTGATAGCCATCATTATCATTTAATACTTGTAGGAGGGGCTGTGGGAGGAGTCACTCAgataaaactaataaataataTCACCTATCCACACCTAAGCACAAGCAAACCATAGTATACCATAGGTAACTGAGTGTGAATCtctatataaaataaatacgaATTTTCAGTTCTGTCAGTATTCTTGTTCTGTACTTTTACTCCCAATTTTTCTTAAAAGAAGATGAAAATAAATctaatatgaataaataaatgtgggTTTATTACCCACAAAAATATAAGTGCTTACGCATCTACTCTTTACTCCCATTGTCTTGAATTTCGGTGCATGTTTAATAGTCTAAATGACAGAGAGGTGTTTTTATATGCAGACACCCTTGGTCTACTCACGTCAGTGCCATCCCTTCCTGG is from Oreochromis niloticus isolate F11D_XX linkage group LG20, O_niloticus_UMD_NMBU, whole genome shotgun sequence and encodes:
- the col9a3 gene encoding collagen alpha-3(IX) chain isoform X1, which codes for MAVLSALWVLLLSQLLISSSAQRPGPRGAPGLQGPPGPPGRDGTDGKPGPPGLPGKPGPKGKAGKPGGPGQPGLPGLPGVDGLTGPDGPLGRDGPPGEPGEAGPPGPPGPPGRGRPGASGLPGTNGLPGGPGPQGPVGPEGLPGLPGPPGPDGLPGLPGTLHDLNGELLCPAICPSGPPGPPGMPGFKGHTGHKGDKGEPGKDGEKGDAGPPGPPGLPGTVGLQGPRGLRGLQGPMGPVGDRGFPGFRGKPGIPGIIGKTGDVGEKGPQGFKGPKGEIGKIGPKGASGGLGPKGEPGIPGRDGKDGTPGLDGEKGDPGRHGVVGEKGPNGLPGLPGKAGTKGSKGEAGDPGKPGEMGPSGEPGIPGEIGIPGERGIAGPRGVAGGIGPVGNPGPRGVRGFQGVKGDLGDPGLPGPTGIRGEFGDRGPVGASGPKGDMGVAGSDGLPGENGDPGPFGPVGQKGEAGKRGELGPKGVTGPQGEVGGRGPPGKEGPMGFQGEQGVPGLPGKRGVPGKLASEQHIRELCGPMIDDQVAQLAANLRRPLAPGMVGRPGPPGPPGKPGVAGSIGHPGARGPPGYRGLPGELGDPGPRGDVGEAGDKGSIGKAIDGPPGDQGYQGLPGVPGIVKDGRDGSPGDPGEPGEPGRVGRTGHQGPPGICDTSACQGTSPAGKSSNPKNN
- the col9a3 gene encoding collagen alpha-3(IX) chain isoform X2, with the protein product MVLLAGMDPQENQVKQVLLGHLDLLGRPGASGLPGTNGLPGGPGPQGPVGPEGLPGLPGPPGPDGLPGLPGTLHDLNGELLCPAICPSGPPGPPGMPGFKGHTGHKGDKGEPGKDGEKGDAGPPGPPGLPGTVGLQGPRGLRGLQGPMGPVGDRGFPGFRGKPGIPGIIGKTGDVGEKGPQGFKGPKGEIGKIGPKGASGGLGPKGEPGIPGRDGKDGTPGLDGEKGDPGRHGVVGEKGPNGLPGLPGKAGTKGSKGEAGDPGKPGEMGPSGEPGIPGEIGIPGERGIAGPRGVAGGIGPVGNPGPRGVRGFQGVKGDLGDPGLPGPTGIRGEFGDRGPVGASGPKGDMGVAGSDGLPGENGDPGPFGPVGQKGEAGKRGELGPKGVTGPQGEVGGRGPPGKEGPMGFQGEQGVPGLPGKRGVPGKLASEQHIRELCGPMIDDQVAQLAANLRRPLAPGMVGRPGPPGPPGKPGVAGSIGHPGARGPPGYRGLPGELGDPGPRGDVGEAGDKGSIGKAIDGPPGDQGYQGLPGVPGIVKDGRDGSPGDPGEPGEPGRVGRTGHQGPPGICDTSACQGTSPAGKSSNPKNN